One region of Candidatus Electrothrix rattekaaiensis genomic DNA includes:
- a CDS encoding toxin TcdB middle/C-terminal domain-containing protein, whose amino-acid sequence MPDTVLPPGLSVEEAREACRSLKGAMLRQEVYALDGSDKEPHPYTVTEQNFTIQLLQSRGDNPHAVFFTHPCEAISLHYERDSDDPRISHALTLEVDAFGNVLKEAAVGYGRRSGKIPFTGEDWNKQEQRLITYTENRVTNAIEEADTYRTPLPYEALTFELTGYQPTGPASRYQAADFVEPDPAKPGQLRHIFTDKVAYHEKATSNPCRRPIEQVRTLYRPDDCGEKENDPQALLPLGIIESLALPGESYKLAFTLEHLEQVFQRPYKQELPDGESAEELLSTGLADLLRADNLVPPVADTISDKGGYVDLDNDGRWWIPTGRVFFSPNADPAAELTAARQSFFTPVRHRDPFGHGTTVEFDHWLLPCRTTDALGNTAQAENDFRVLQPWRMIDPNGNRTELAFDPLGLVVATAVRGKEKNGGWEGDSLDDPTTRMEYELFAWKEQQKPNFVHTFSREQHGPDNPRWQESFLYSDGFGRELQTKVQAEPGEAPKRAAQNPATPYTPGVLERNEANEEPIREHTESRWVGTGRIVYNNKGKPVKQYEPFFSSTHLYEDEPEMTDTGVTPVLFYDPLGRVIATLHPNHTYEKVVFDPWRQVTYDVNDTVTFDPEKDADVGGFLSRLPDEEYLPTWHQQRINGAMGRPEQDAAEKAEAHADTPTTAHLDSLGRPFLTIAHNRVDCPDHKRDGTEERPETRVELDIEGNQWAVIDAKGRIVMRYEYDMLGTVIQQASMEAGERWLLNDITGKPIRTWDSRGFSHQMKYDALRRPVAHYIKDNDQPERQVEKTIYGDTPGALSDPEQTNHRGQAYKVFDNAGVVTSEEYDFKGNLISSSRQLREKYKETADWQQPDLEEEIFRSRSWYDALNRPVQLIAPHSNQGDEIKFDIIRPGYNEANLLERVDVWPQQVGEEPDGLLDPTTAGLHAVKNIDYDAKGQRERIEYGNGAITRYQYDEETYRLIQLLTTRPPGGNGLAANMFSNPDTIQDLRYNYDPAGNITRIEDRALQTIHHSGEIVQPAARYTYDALYRLIEAEGREHIGQCAIPSTKSNSRDYPFAGYNAHANDSQAMRNYTERYVYDEVGNFENFIHRATGGNWQRDYQYEEDNLLAGESGVSNRLSSTILHPNGDAPETALYSYDAHGNMNMPHLSLMEWDYNDQLAASARQVRNDGTPETTYYVYDAGGQRVRKVTEGQAGPEGESVKKKERIYLGGFEVYREYNTGGDCTKERQSLHVMDDKQRIALVETKTVGQDENGDNLNKPLVRYQLGNHLGSASLELDSNGALISYEEYHPYGTTTFQLYAQEVSRKRYRYTGMERDEETGLNYHSARYYALWLGRWCSCDPIGIKDGLNVYIYVLNNPFKRVDRTGTEGKCDPIIPTAREEELQMSLPEEKRYLPPPAALSTQEAGGRRGVFESEGALYPTGAESPGSYDLPLPPLGGVGIEMTRHNPRGYTLEVPDLYGEEKIIAYQKGIVRREIGRNAGSGNSTSRRRKLPAQRNARDAFSRLRPRPQAQAPGGRGWAIDHIVELQHDLTGRRGELPRDYRWQDSYQNSLEGSRSWQLNRQNPQGLPAGGVARTSQAAQWYNRPGFRTAGRNLGRAFVVYGAITTAYDVSVAAEASVAEGSASPLVAESVRQVGGWGAGIAGFKVGFAGGAALGVETGPGLLVTGAVGGLVIGTAGYFGADWVADYIYEN is encoded by the coding sequence TTGCCCGATACCGTCCTGCCGCCGGGCTTGAGCGTGGAAGAGGCCCGCGAGGCTTGCCGTTCCCTCAAGGGGGCGATGCTCCGGCAGGAGGTCTATGCCCTGGATGGCAGCGATAAGGAGCCGCATCCTTATACGGTCACGGAGCAGAATTTCACCATCCAGCTCCTGCAAAGCAGAGGCGACAACCCTCATGCGGTTTTTTTCACCCATCCCTGCGAGGCGATCAGCCTCCATTACGAGCGCGATTCGGACGACCCCCGCATCAGCCATGCCTTGACCCTGGAGGTGGATGCATTCGGCAATGTGCTGAAGGAGGCTGCGGTGGGTTATGGTCGTCGTTCGGGCAAGATTCCGTTCACAGGCGAGGATTGGAATAAGCAGGAACAACGGCTCATCACCTACACCGAAAATCGCGTCACTAACGCCATTGAGGAAGCCGACACTTACCGAACCCCGCTCCCTTACGAGGCCCTCACCTTTGAGCTGACAGGATACCAGCCCACCGGCCCGGCCAGTCGCTATCAAGCTGCGGACTTTGTCGAGCCTGATCCAGCGAAGCCCGGCCAGCTACGCCATATCTTTACTGATAAAGTTGCTTATCATGAAAAGGCCACATCCAACCCCTGTCGTCGCCCCATTGAACAAGTGCGTACCCTTTACCGGCCCGATGATTGCGGCGAAAAGGAGAACGATCCACAGGCCCTGCTGCCGCTGGGTATTATTGAATCGCTGGCCCTGCCCGGAGAATCCTACAAACTGGCCTTTACCTTGGAACATCTGGAACAGGTCTTTCAGCGACCATATAAGCAGGAACTGCCTGACGGCGAATCAGCAGAAGAACTCCTGTCGACCGGGCTTGCCGATTTGCTCCGGGCAGACAACCTTGTCCCGCCTGTCGCTGACACAATCAGTGATAAAGGCGGCTATGTGGACTTGGACAACGATGGCCGCTGGTGGATTCCCACCGGACGGGTCTTCTTTTCGCCCAATGCCGATCCGGCAGCAGAATTGACTGCGGCCCGCCAGTCCTTTTTCACCCCGGTGCGCCATCGTGATCCCTTTGGTCACGGGACAACCGTGGAATTTGACCATTGGCTCCTGCCCTGCCGAACAACGGATGCCCTGGGCAATACAGCTCAAGCGGAGAACGATTTTCGGGTTCTCCAGCCCTGGCGGATGATTGATCCCAACGGCAACCGCACCGAGCTGGCTTTTGATCCTCTGGGTCTGGTGGTCGCCACGGCAGTCAGGGGCAAGGAAAAGAACGGTGGATGGGAAGGCGACAGCCTGGATGATCCCACCACCCGGATGGAGTATGAGCTGTTTGCCTGGAAGGAGCAGCAAAAGCCCAATTTCGTCCATACCTTCAGCCGGGAGCAGCACGGCCCGGATAATCCGCGCTGGCAGGAATCCTTTCTCTATTCAGACGGATTCGGGCGGGAATTACAGACCAAGGTCCAGGCCGAGCCGGGCGAGGCACCTAAACGGGCAGCACAGAATCCTGCAACTCCCTATACTCCAGGTGTACTTGAGCGGAATGAAGCAAACGAAGAACCGATCCGGGAGCACACAGAATCCCGCTGGGTGGGCACCGGGCGTATTGTCTACAATAATAAGGGCAAGCCGGTCAAGCAGTATGAACCCTTTTTCAGCTCCACCCATCTCTATGAAGATGAGCCAGAGATGACCGACACCGGGGTCACGCCGGTGCTTTTTTATGATCCCCTGGGCCGGGTCATCGCCACCCTCCATCCCAATCACACCTATGAAAAGGTGGTCTTTGATCCTTGGCGGCAAGTCACTTATGATGTCAATGACACCGTGACCTTTGATCCCGAAAAAGATGCTGATGTCGGTGGTTTTCTGTCGCGTCTGCCGGATGAAGAATACCTGCCCACTTGGCACCAGCAACGTATCAACGGGGCTATGGGCAGGCCGGAACAGGATGCCGCAGAAAAGGCAGAGGCCCATGCCGACACCCCGACCACAGCCCATCTTGACAGCTTGGGCAGGCCCTTTCTCACCATTGCCCATAACCGGGTTGACTGTCCTGATCATAAGCGTGACGGTACGGAAGAGCGACCGGAGACCAGGGTCGAGCTGGACATTGAGGGCAATCAATGGGCCGTGATTGATGCCAAGGGCCGGATCGTGATGCGTTACGAATACGACATGCTGGGCACGGTGATCCAGCAGGCGAGCATGGAGGCGGGCGAACGCTGGCTCCTGAACGATATCACCGGTAAGCCCATCCGCACCTGGGACAGCCGGGGCTTCAGCCATCAGATGAAATACGATGCCCTGCGGCGGCCTGTGGCCCATTATATAAAGGATAATGATCAGCCGGAGCGACAGGTGGAAAAGACCATCTACGGCGACACGCCCGGTGCCTTGTCCGATCCAGAGCAAACCAACCATCGGGGCCAAGCCTATAAGGTCTTTGATAATGCTGGCGTGGTCACCAGTGAGGAATATGACTTCAAGGGAAACCTGATCAGCAGCAGCCGTCAGCTCCGGGAAAAGTACAAGGAGACGGCGGACTGGCAGCAGCCTGATCTGGAAGAGGAGATCTTCCGTAGCCGCAGCTGGTACGATGCCCTGAATCGGCCTGTGCAGCTCATCGCGCCGCACAGCAACCAGGGGGATGAAATCAAGTTCGACATCATCCGGCCCGGTTATAACGAGGCCAATCTGCTGGAGCGGGTGGATGTTTGGCCGCAGCAGGTGGGAGAGGAGCCGGACGGCCTGCTTGACCCAACAACCGCTGGACTCCATGCGGTGAAGAATATTGACTACGATGCCAAGGGTCAGCGGGAACGGATTGAATACGGCAATGGCGCAATCACCCGCTATCAATATGACGAGGAGACCTATCGCCTGATTCAGCTCCTCACCACCCGGCCTCCAGGTGGCAACGGCCTTGCCGCTAATATGTTCAGCAACCCGGACACGATCCAGGATCTCCGCTACAACTATGATCCGGCAGGTAATATCACCCGGATTGAGGACAGGGCCTTACAAACCATCCACCATAGCGGCGAGATTGTTCAGCCAGCTGCCCGCTACACCTATGATGCCCTCTACCGCCTGATTGAGGCTGAGGGGCGGGAGCATATCGGCCAATGCGCTATTCCGTCGACAAAGAGCAACAGCCGTGATTATCCCTTTGCCGGGTACAATGCCCATGCCAATGATTCGCAGGCCATGCGCAACTATACGGAACGCTATGTCTACGATGAGGTGGGTAATTTTGAGAATTTTATCCACAGGGCCACCGGTGGCAATTGGCAGCGGGATTATCAGTATGAGGAAGACAACCTGCTGGCCGGGGAAAGCGGGGTCAGTAATCGCCTGAGCAGCACGATCCTGCATCCCAACGGGGATGCACCGGAGACAGCCTTGTACAGCTATGATGCCCACGGCAATATGAACATGCCCCATCTGTCGTTGATGGAGTGGGATTATAATGACCAGCTGGCGGCCTCGGCACGGCAGGTGCGCAACGACGGTACGCCGGAGACCACCTATTATGTCTATGATGCCGGTGGTCAGCGGGTGCGCAAGGTGACTGAGGGGCAGGCCGGGCCAGAGGGTGAGTCGGTCAAGAAGAAGGAGCGCATCTACCTGGGTGGGTTTGAGGTGTACCGGGAGTACAACACGGGCGGCGACTGCACCAAGGAGCGGCAGAGCCTGCATGTGATGGATGATAAGCAGCGCATTGCCTTGGTGGAGACCAAGACTGTTGGTCAGGATGAGAATGGTGATAATCTGAACAAGCCGCTGGTGCGCTATCAGTTGGGCAATCATTTAGGGTCGGCGAGCTTGGAGCTGGATAGCAACGGTGCCCTGATTTCCTATGAAGAATACCATCCCTACGGCACTACGACGTTTCAGCTGTATGCGCAGGAGGTGAGCCGGAAGCGGTATCGGTATACCGGGATGGAGCGAGATGAGGAGACCGGGTTGAATTATCATTCGGCGCGGTATTATGCGTTGTGGTTGGGGCGATGGTGTAGTTGTGATCCGATTGGAATTAAAGATGGACTGAATGTATATATATATGTCCTCAATAATCCTTTTAAGAGGGTTGATCGGACTGGTACAGAAGGGAAATGTGATCCAATAATTCCAACGGCGCGAGAAGAAGAGTTGCAGATGAGTTTGCCCGAAGAGAAACGCTATTTACCCCCTCCTGCTGCTTTGAGTACCCAAGAAGCGGGGGGGCGGCGAGGAGTATTCGAGAGTGAAGGGGCTTTGTACCCTACAGGGGCTGAGAGTCCAGGATCATATGATCTACCCTTACCTCCGCTTGGTGGTGTGGGGATAGAAATGACTCGACACAACCCGCGCGGCTACACTCTTGAAGTGCCTGATTTGTATGGAGAAGAAAAAATAATTGCATATCAAAAAGGTATAGTCAGGCGTGAGATTGGTCGCAATGCTGGCTCTGGAAATTCTACGAGCAGGAGGAGGAAATTACCTGCTCAGCGAAATGCCCGGGACGCATTTTCTCGGCTTCGACCGCGACCTCAAGCTCAGGCGCCTGGTGGGCGTGGCTGGGCGATAGATCATATAGTTGAGCTACAGCATGACCTTACCGGGAGAAGAGGTGAATTACCGAGAGACTACCGTTGGCAGGATAGCTATCAGAATAGCCTTGAGGGATCAAGAAGCTGGCAACTCAATCGTCAGAATCCTCAGGGTTTGCCCGCAGGCGGTGTCGCTCGAACAAGCCAAGCCGCTCAATGGTATAACCGGCCTGGTTTTCGAACAGCAGGTCGTAATCTAGGTCGAGCATTTGTTGTCTATGGTGCAATTACTACAGCCTACGACGTGTCGGTAGCTGCTGAGGCCAGTGTTGCTGAAGGTTCGGCGTCACCGCTAGTAGCCGAATCAGTTAGGCAGGTCGGTGGATGGGGAGCAGGTATAGCTGGATTTAAAGTGGGTTTCGCAGGCGGGGCAGCTCTTGGTGTTGAAACAGGGCCTGGTCTTTTGGTGACTGGTGCCGTTGGTGGACTTGTTATTGGCACAGCTGGATATTTCGGTGCAGACTGGGTCGCCGACTATATTTATGAGAACTGA
- a CDS encoding transposase codes for MEQKIRSILSGTEGLKAVRRNALIHIFTLFVALPSRVNFLAMARHGHFSERTYRNHFEKKFDFFDFNKQLVKQFCSPHRIIAGDCSFIPKAGKSTPHLGKFWSGCASKALPGLEISSLAVIDVDTNRAFHLECEQTPGTLPDNESRIDFYVDQVVRHAKDLKELADYFVYDGAAAKKKFADGIVEHTGLHLVSKLRRDANLRYLYTGPRRPGPGKPKQYDGKIQWKNLELNRFDICYEDDEIIIHTAIVNSVSLKRNIRIAYISRKGSDSYAVLFSTDINLDGLLIYKYYKARFQIEFLFRDAKQYTGLTHCQARSENKLYFHFNCSLTSVSLAKADFFDKVENQGAPFSMRNITDYYSTKLFLDRILSKLDIELSSEKFSFDYEELLNTAGALA; via the coding sequence ATGGAGCAAAAAATCAGAAGTATTTTAAGCGGTACAGAGGGCCTCAAGGCCGTCAGGAGAAACGCCCTGATCCATATTTTCACCCTCTTTGTCGCTTTACCAAGCCGTGTCAATTTTCTCGCCATGGCCCGCCACGGTCATTTTTCTGAAAGAACATATCGAAATCATTTCGAGAAAAAATTTGATTTTTTCGATTTCAACAAACAACTTGTGAAGCAGTTCTGTTCTCCTCATCGAATTATCGCAGGAGACTGCTCTTTCATCCCCAAAGCCGGTAAAAGTACTCCTCATCTTGGCAAATTCTGGAGCGGATGTGCTTCCAAGGCACTACCGGGGCTTGAAATTAGCTCTCTGGCGGTTATTGATGTTGACACGAACAGGGCTTTTCATCTCGAATGCGAACAGACTCCAGGGACTCTTCCTGACAACGAAAGTCGAATTGATTTCTATGTCGATCAAGTGGTCAGGCATGCCAAAGATCTCAAAGAACTCGCCGATTACTTTGTCTACGACGGAGCTGCCGCAAAGAAAAAGTTTGCCGACGGCATCGTTGAACACACCGGATTGCATCTCGTTAGTAAACTTCGCCGAGATGCGAACTTGCGTTATTTATACACTGGCCCGAGGAGGCCGGGGCCAGGCAAGCCGAAGCAATATGATGGCAAAATCCAGTGGAAGAATCTTGAACTCAACCGCTTTGACATTTGCTATGAAGATGATGAAATTATTATACATACAGCTATCGTTAATAGTGTGTCGCTGAAGCGTAACATCCGTATTGCTTATATCAGCAGAAAAGGCTCCGATAGTTATGCCGTTCTTTTTTCAACCGATATAAACCTAGACGGATTGCTGATTTATAAATATTACAAGGCCCGCTTTCAGATAGAATTTCTCTTTCGGGACGCGAAGCAATATACCGGGCTCACACACTGTCAGGCGCGAAGTGAAAATAAGCTGTATTTTCACTTCAACTGCTCATTGACCTCCGTATCACTTGCAAAAGCCGACTTCTTCGACAAAGTTGAAAATCAGGGGGCACCTTTTTCGATGAGAAATATAACCGATTATTATTCCACCAAATTATTTCTTGATCGGATTTTGTCCAAGTTAGATATTGAGCTGAGTTCAGAAAAATTCAGCTTCGATTATGAAGAATTGCTGAATACCGCAGGTGCGCTTGCATAA
- a CDS encoding SpvB/TcaC N-terminal domain-containing protein has product MQESKTAEGGTQQAEGSPEKNPMAAPAINLPKGGGAIKGMGEKFAANPVTGTGSMSVPLALSPGRGGFGPQLSLSYDSGSGNGPFGFGWNLSLPAITRKTAKGLPQYRDNKDSGEEIDVFILSGAEDLVPISRPEETGEPEPVFDEHDKHEQGNGYLVDAFRPRIEGLFARIERWTKVVAGSTAENSEEPDDPGDVHWRSISKDNILTIYGPDSESRICDPADPGRIFSWLIAETRDDRGNAVIYEYKAEDSEGVDLNQAHERNRGDQKNDSRTANRYPKYIRYGNTLPLLNPEGKRPLFLSDLSGTQIEKTAWMFEAVFDYGEHDAVSPTPTDDESTPWACRLDPFSSYRAGFEVRTYRLCQRVLMFHNIPDISEDGAEETKQGYAGLVRSTDFTYFAETEEGKDSPRTPIYSFLDSVTQNGYERTEQGYSKKSLPPLEFEYSQPVVQEQVEEVDPASLENLPIGVDGANYQWTDLHGEGIPGILTEQAGAWCYKRNLSPLGSSVDFSPLEQVAVKPNLSLAAGAQFMDLAGDGLPDLVILDDPAPGLYEHDADEGWQPFRPFTSRLNRSSRDPNLKFVDLDGDGHADILITEDDALVWHPSLAEAGFGPARRVVKALNEERGPQLVFADGTDSVYLADLSGDGLTDLVRIRNSEVCYWPNLGHGRFGAKVSMDNAPLFDHPDQFNQQRIRLADIDGSGTTDIIYLHAEGVRLYFNQSGNSWAAPQSLAAFPPLDNLASVNVTDLLGNGTACLVWSSPLLGNAGRQMRYVNLMGGQKPHLLIRTVNNMGAETCVEYAPSTKFYLQDKQNNRPWISKLPFPVHVVERVETLDQISGNRFASRHAYHHGYFDGLEREFRGFGMVEQWDTEKFGVLPDDETEEETEEENIIEALPEESQPTATNHDPAFQLPPVHTKTWFHTGVWLERDRVSHQYAREYYGAPQLGVAAAADYEGELAAFIQWFGKFHSRLCKRTCGIQQFFIIEAEFF; this is encoded by the coding sequence ATGCAGGAGAGCAAGACGGCAGAGGGCGGAACGCAACAAGCGGAAGGTAGCCCAGAAAAAAACCCTATGGCCGCACCGGCCATCAACTTGCCCAAGGGTGGCGGAGCTATCAAGGGTATGGGTGAGAAATTCGCCGCCAACCCAGTCACCGGCACTGGATCCATGTCTGTGCCCCTGGCCCTCAGTCCGGGGCGAGGTGGTTTTGGCCCTCAGCTCTCCCTTTCCTATGATTCCGGTTCCGGCAACGGCCCCTTTGGTTTCGGCTGGAATCTGTCCCTACCCGCCATCACCCGCAAGACCGCCAAGGGGCTGCCGCAGTATCGAGACAACAAAGACAGCGGTGAGGAGATTGATGTCTTCATTCTCTCCGGGGCCGAGGATTTGGTTCCCATTTCACGACCGGAGGAAACCGGAGAACCGGAACCCGTGTTTGATGAACATGATAAACATGAACAGGGCAACGGCTATCTGGTTGATGCCTTTCGTCCTCGGATTGAAGGATTATTTGCCCGCATCGAACGCTGGACCAAGGTAGTCGCTGGATCGACAGCGGAGAACAGCGAAGAACCCGATGATCCCGGCGATGTCCATTGGCGCTCGATCTCCAAAGATAACATCCTGACCATCTACGGCCCGGACAGCGAATCACGAATCTGTGATCCTGCTGATCCGGGCCGTATCTTTTCCTGGCTCATTGCCGAGACCCGTGATGACCGGGGCAATGCGGTCATCTACGAGTACAAGGCCGAAGACAGCGAGGGCGTTGATCTTAACCAGGCCCACGAACGCAATCGGGGTGATCAAAAGAATGACAGCCGTACGGCCAACCGTTATCCGAAATATATCCGTTACGGCAATACTCTTCCCCTGCTCAACCCTGAGGGCAAACGCCCCCTCTTTCTCTCCGATCTATCTGGAACGCAGATAGAGAAAACAGCCTGGATGTTCGAGGCGGTCTTTGATTACGGTGAGCATGACGCAGTTTCCCCGACACCGACTGATGATGAGAGTACCCCTTGGGCCTGCCGCCTTGACCCCTTTTCCTCCTATAGGGCCGGATTTGAGGTACGCACCTATCGCCTCTGTCAGCGGGTACTGATGTTCCATAATATTCCGGATATTTCCGAAGATGGTGCGGAAGAAACCAAGCAAGGTTACGCTGGCTTAGTCCGCTCCACGGATTTCACTTATTTTGCTGAAACCGAGGAGGGTAAAGACAGCCCCCGCACCCCGATCTACAGCTTCCTAGATTCGGTCACGCAGAACGGTTACGAACGTACGGAGCAGGGATACAGCAAGAAAAGTTTGCCTCCGTTGGAATTCGAGTACAGCCAGCCGGTTGTGCAGGAGCAGGTGGAGGAGGTCGATCCGGCCAGTCTGGAAAACTTGCCCATCGGCGTTGACGGGGCAAACTATCAATGGACTGACCTGCACGGCGAGGGCATTCCCGGTATCCTGACCGAGCAGGCCGGGGCTTGGTGCTATAAACGCAATCTCAGTCCACTGGGCAGTTCCGTTGATTTTTCTCCATTAGAGCAGGTGGCGGTCAAGCCAAATCTGTCCCTTGCCGCCGGGGCACAGTTCATGGATTTGGCCGGAGACGGACTACCCGATTTGGTGATTCTGGATGATCCAGCCCCAGGTCTGTACGAACATGATGCGGACGAAGGCTGGCAACCCTTCCGACCCTTCACCTCCCGCCTCAACCGCAGTAGCCGTGATCCCAACCTGAAGTTTGTGGATCTGGACGGGGATGGGCATGCCGACATCCTGATTACCGAAGACGATGCCCTAGTCTGGCATCCCTCCCTTGCAGAGGCAGGCTTTGGCCCGGCCCGTCGGGTAGTCAAGGCCCTGAATGAGGAACGGGGGCCGCAGCTGGTCTTTGCTGACGGCACAGACTCGGTCTATCTGGCTGACCTCAGCGGCGACGGTCTCACCGATCTGGTTCGTATCCGCAACAGCGAGGTCTGTTATTGGCCCAACCTGGGGCATGGCCGTTTTGGGGCCAAGGTCAGCATGGATAATGCCCCTCTCTTTGACCACCCGGATCAGTTCAATCAGCAGCGCATCCGCTTGGCAGATATTGACGGCAGCGGCACCACGGACATCATCTATCTCCATGCCGAGGGCGTGCGTCTCTATTTTAATCAGTCCGGCAATAGCTGGGCTGCGCCGCAATCCCTAGCAGCCTTTCCTCCACTCGATAATCTAGCCAGCGTCAACGTCACTGACCTCTTGGGCAACGGCACGGCCTGTCTGGTCTGGTCATCACCGCTGCTCGGCAATGCAGGCCGTCAGATGCGCTATGTCAACCTGATGGGCGGACAGAAACCGCATCTGCTGATCAGGACGGTCAATAATATGGGCGCAGAAACCTGCGTTGAGTATGCCCCCTCGACCAAGTTCTATTTGCAGGATAAGCAAAACAATAGGCCCTGGATTAGCAAGCTGCCCTTTCCCGTGCATGTGGTGGAGCGGGTGGAGACCCTGGATCAGATCAGCGGTAATCGCTTTGCCAGCCGCCACGCCTATCATCACGGCTATTTTGACGGCCTGGAGCGGGAATTCCGGGGTTTTGGCATGGTGGAGCAATGGGATACGGAGAAATTTGGGGTTTTACCTGACGACGAAACCGAGGAGGAAACCGAGGAGGAAAATATCATTGAGGCCTTGCCGGAAGAGAGTCAACCGACGGCTACCAACCACGATCCTGCCTTTCAGCTGCCACCGGTGCATACCAAGACCTGGTTCCATACCGGTGTCTGGCTGGAACGGGATCGGGTCAGTCATCAGTATGCACGAGAATACTATGGTGCCCCGCAGCTGGGTGTAGCGGCAGCGGCGGATTACGAGGGAGAACTCGCTGCCTTTATACAATGGTTCGGTAAATTTCACTCGCGATTATGCAAGCGCACCTGCGGTATTCAGCAATTCTTCATAATCGAAGCTGAATTTTTCTGA
- a CDS encoding Na/Pi symporter: MDIPVDFWKLAAGLSIFLYGMFLLEDSVRIMSGKAFRQMIRFYTDGRLRSIGSGALITAILQSSSAVSLMVLAFVGAGVMTMENGIGVMMGANIGTTLTAWIVAAFGFKIKISSMAFPLIACSGLISMIINPASKVFQLSRLLIGFGFLLLGLSFMKTSVEAYTQHVDLSSLIGYGAWLYLLFGILMTAVMQASAASIAIILTGLNSGLITFEIAAAMVIGANIGTTVTVLLGAIGGMPIKKRVGASHLVFNVVTGLVAFVALGPLSRVVELFFDTSTNAVMGLALFHTLFNVIGAIIFLPFIGYLSRFLLRFFPERKAVLTVYLNNTPTEVLDAATSSLRKETLHLFEECQLYTLKTFGIDEKLVFDHSLPFQKNLGRRSTPTDFYENAKLLHGEIIEFYAKLLNAKLEQEEAKALERMIYASRNIMNSMKNIKGLRHDMEEFDSSDNKHLNLQYRLFRRRLIGLYHSINSFFETMGDHQEQYRILLRTVIHVEQQDAQFVSTVMKLAAAKDIDEREISSLLMANRLFSQSCRLQVFALKDLLLKKEEIKEFDHAMDMKEMLDEEHGRGRDNLPKGQEE; this comes from the coding sequence ATGGATATCCCAGTAGATTTTTGGAAACTGGCAGCTGGCTTGTCGATATTTCTTTATGGCATGTTCCTTCTGGAGGACTCGGTCAGAATCATGTCTGGTAAGGCCTTTCGGCAGATGATTCGATTTTATACCGACGGTCGCTTGCGCTCCATCGGGAGCGGCGCTTTGATCACGGCAATCCTCCAGTCCAGCTCGGCTGTCTCTCTCATGGTACTGGCCTTTGTCGGTGCCGGGGTGATGACCATGGAAAACGGTATTGGCGTAATGATGGGGGCCAATATAGGCACCACCTTGACCGCATGGATTGTGGCTGCTTTTGGTTTTAAGATCAAAATATCGAGCATGGCCTTTCCTCTGATTGCCTGTTCCGGTCTCATTTCCATGATCATCAATCCGGCTTCAAAGGTTTTTCAGCTGAGCCGGCTGTTGATCGGCTTTGGTTTTCTGCTCCTCGGTCTGAGTTTTATGAAGACCAGTGTGGAGGCCTATACTCAGCATGTCGATTTAAGCTCTCTTATTGGTTACGGTGCTTGGTTGTACCTACTGTTCGGCATTCTCATGACCGCTGTAATGCAGGCAAGTGCTGCGTCCATCGCCATCATCCTTACCGGACTCAATAGCGGTCTGATCACCTTTGAAATTGCTGCGGCTATGGTGATCGGGGCCAATATCGGAACCACTGTGACCGTGCTGCTCGGTGCTATCGGGGGTATGCCCATAAAAAAACGGGTAGGAGCCAGCCATCTTGTCTTCAACGTGGTTACGGGACTTGTTGCTTTTGTTGCGCTGGGGCCTTTATCTCGTGTGGTTGAGCTTTTTTTCGACACCTCAACCAATGCCGTTATGGGCTTAGCCCTTTTTCATACACTGTTTAATGTGATAGGTGCGATAATCTTTTTGCCGTTTATCGGCTATCTGTCTCGTTTTCTCCTCCGTTTTTTCCCTGAACGGAAAGCGGTGCTGACCGTATATCTCAACAACACACCCACAGAAGTCCTGGACGCAGCCACTTCGTCCTTGCGCAAAGAAACCCTGCATCTTTTTGAGGAATGTCAGCTCTACACCCTCAAGACCTTCGGTATTGACGAAAAACTGGTTTTTGACCATAGCTTGCCCTTTCAAAAGAATCTCGGGCGTCGCAGCACGCCGACTGATTTCTATGAGAATGCTAAACTTCTGCACGGAGAAATTATTGAGTTTTATGCCAAGCTGCTGAACGCCAAACTAGAACAGGAAGAGGCCAAAGCCTTGGAGCGGATGATCTATGCCTCCCGCAATATTATGAATTCCATGAAGAACATTAAGGGACTCCGCCATGACATGGAGGAATTTGACAGCTCGGACAATAAACATCTCAACCTGCAATATAGGTTGTTCCGCCGTCGCCTTATCGGCTTATATCACAGTATCAATAGCTTTTTCGAGACGATGGGCGATCACCAGGAGCAGTATCGAATCCTGCTTCGCACGGTAATCCATGTAGAACAGCAGGATGCTCAGTTTGTCAGTACAGTTATGAAGTTGGCAGCAGCAAAAGATATTGACGAACGGGAGATTTCTTCATTGCTCATGGCTAACCGCCTGTTCAGCCAGTCCTGCCGTCTCCAGGTCTTTGCCCTGAAAGACCTCTTGCTCAAGAAGGAAGAGATTAAGGAATTTGATCATGCTATGGATATGAAAGAGATGCTGGATGAGGAGCATGGAAGAGGTAGAGACAATCTCCCAAAAGGTCAAGAGGAGTGA